A window of Roseburia hominis A2-183 genomic DNA:
TTTGAAAATTTCCGCTCCACATAGTGGCTTAGCCGCTCTAACACAATTCCGATGCCCCAGAATACCAGGGCTGCCGCCACATACGCCTCCAGGTAAGAGTACGCCGCGCTTGCCGCATTGATGGAATCCGTCAGAATATCCGACACTCCGATGACCGACACTAACGCCGTTCCCTTTACCAGGGAGAGAATATCGTTCGTGAGCGGCGGAATGACCGCCCGCACCGCCTGCGGCACAATCACATGGAAAAAGGTCTGTGCTTTTGTCAGTCCCGAGGCATATCCCGCTTCATACTGTCCCTCTATTTTTAACGCCGCTGCTAAAAC
This region includes:
- a CDS encoding ABC transporter permease subunit: MIVPQAVRAVIPPLTNDILSLVKGTALVSVIGVSDILTDSINAASAAYSYLEAYVAAALVFWGIGIVLERLSHYVERKFSKSVKTLAG